CACCATTGCCGGGCTTGAAGGAAAAACCGTGCTGCAAAGCGACCTGGGCGCGCTGAAGGAAGCCTGGCAGCGGACGTTGCGGGAGTTGTAGCACAGGCAGCCGGGTCCATGTCCGCCTCCATCCACGACACCCTGCGAACCGTCTTCGGCTTCCATGCCTTTCGGCCTCCCCAGCAGGAGGTGATCGAACGGGTCATTGGCGGCGAGGATGTGTTCCTGGTCATGCCCACCGGCGGCGGCAAGTCCCTCTGCTACCAGGTGCCGGCCTTGCACCGCCGCGGGGTGGCCATCGTGGTGTCGCCCCTCATTGCACTGATGAAGGATCAGGTGGACGGGCTGCTGGCCAACGGTGTGGCCGCTGCCTGCCTCAACTCCACCCTGGTGCCGGCCGAGGCCCGAAGCGTCTTCCAGCGGTGGGATGCGGGAGAACTGGACCTGCTGTACGTGGCACCGGAGCGGCTGCTGATGGCTGATTTCCTGGAGCGGCTGGCTGCCGTGCCCCTGGCCCTGTTCGCCATTGACGAGGCCCACTGTATTTCCCAGTGGGGCCACGACTTCCGGCCCGAATACACCCAGCTCGGCCGCTTGCGGGAGCTGTTTCCCGACGTGCCGCTGGTGGCCATGACCGCCACCGCCGACCCGGAAACCCGGCGGGACATTCTCCGCCAGTTGGGGATCCAGGGGGCCAAGGTCTATGTGGCCGGGTTCGACCGGCCCAACATCACCTATAACGTCCTGCCCAAACAGAAGCCCTTTGTCCAACTGGAGGCGTTTCTGCGCAACCGGCGCGACGAGGCCGGTATTGTCTATGCCTTAAGCCGCAAGCGGGTGGAGGAGGTTGCGCAACGGCTCCGTGACGCCGGCTTCAGCGCACGGGCCTACCATGCCGGCCTGCCCGACCGGGAGCGACAGCAGGTGCAGGAGGCGTTCCGGCGGGACGACCTGCGGATCGTGGTGGCTACCGTAGCCTTTGGCATGGGGATCGACAAGCCCAACGTCCGGTACGTGGTGCATTACGACCTGCCCAAGAGCGTGGAGAGCTACTACCAGGAGACCGGCCGGGCCGGCCGGGATGGACTGCCCTCGGAGGCCCTGCTTTTGTTCGGCATGGGGGACGTCATGACCGCCCGCAGCCTGATCGAGAACAGCGAAAACCCGGAGCGGGTGCGGATAGAGCTGCAGAAGCTGAACGCCATGGTGGCCTACGCCGAGGCCCTGACCTGCCGCAGGCGGGCGCTTTTGGGCTATTTCGGCGAGCAGCGGGACCACGAGTGCGGCAACTGCGATATCTGCAACGACCCGCCGGAACGGTTCGACGCCTCGGAGGCGGTCAGGAAGGTCCTTTCCTGCGTCTACCGGGTGGGAGAGCGCTTCGGGGCCCGGCATGTCATCGACGTGCTGCGGGGAAGTAAAGGACAGCGGATTGCGGAGCTGCGGCACGACCGTCTCTCCACCTACGGCATCGGTGCGGACCTCTCGGGAGAGGAGTGGGACAACATCATCCGCCAGTTGATTCACCTGGGATACCTGACCCAGGATTTCAGCCGGTACGGCGTTCTGGGGCTTACCCCGGCGGCGCGGCCGGTGCTGAAAGGGGAGGTAGCGGTGCTGTTGGGGCGGCCCCGCAGCACGGCACGGGTGGAGGAACGGTCCCGGAGCCGCAGCCGAGGGGTGAAGGAAAGCCGCGGCGGTCTGTTCGAGGTCTTGCGGGCCCTGCGCAAGCGGATCGCCGACGAAGCCGGGGTACCTCCCTTCGTGGTCTTCTCCGACGCCACCTTGGTGGAGATGGCCCAAGCCAGGCCCCGGGACGAGCGGGAACTGCTGTCCATCACCGGTGTGGGGCAGCGCAAGCTCGCCAGGTACGGGGCGCTGTTTCTCGATGCCATTGACGATCACCGGCGCAGGGCCGAGCCGGGGAGTGATGCCGGTCCTCCGGTCGATTGACAAACCGGGCCGGCATGTTCACACTAGTTTTCATATGTAAAAGACTGCTGTAAGACGCAGGGTTGCTCAAAACGAGTCAGATCGTCGCACCCGCACAAGGGGTTTTCGAGGACGGCGGCGAGATGGCTGGTTTTGAGCAAC
The window above is part of the Trichlorobacter ammonificans genome. Proteins encoded here:
- the recQ gene encoding DNA helicase RecQ, with product MSASIHDTLRTVFGFHAFRPPQQEVIERVIGGEDVFLVMPTGGGKSLCYQVPALHRRGVAIVVSPLIALMKDQVDGLLANGVAAACLNSTLVPAEARSVFQRWDAGELDLLYVAPERLLMADFLERLAAVPLALFAIDEAHCISQWGHDFRPEYTQLGRLRELFPDVPLVAMTATADPETRRDILRQLGIQGAKVYVAGFDRPNITYNVLPKQKPFVQLEAFLRNRRDEAGIVYALSRKRVEEVAQRLRDAGFSARAYHAGLPDRERQQVQEAFRRDDLRIVVATVAFGMGIDKPNVRYVVHYDLPKSVESYYQETGRAGRDGLPSEALLLFGMGDVMTARSLIENSENPERVRIELQKLNAMVAYAEALTCRRRALLGYFGEQRDHECGNCDICNDPPERFDASEAVRKVLSCVYRVGERFGARHVIDVLRGSKGQRIAELRHDRLSTYGIGADLSGEEWDNIIRQLIHLGYLTQDFSRYGVLGLTPAARPVLKGEVAVLLGRPRSTARVEERSRSRSRGVKESRGGLFEVLRALRKRIADEAGVPPFVVFSDATLVEMAQARPRDERELLSITGVGQRKLARYGALFLDAIDDHRRRAEPGSDAGPPVD